The following coding sequences are from one Roseburia hominis A2-183 window:
- a CDS encoding MGMT family protein gives MIINDIGRKAAIMAESGNSYQKIYEIVKQIPKGCVASYGQVAALAGNPRWARVVGYALHVNPDPAHIPCYRVVNREGRLSDAFAFGGVNEQKLLLEAEGVEVTDGYVDMELYQWKKFRI, from the coding sequence ATGATAATAAATGATATAGGAAGAAAGGCGGCAATCATGGCGGAGTCGGGCAATTCTTATCAGAAGATCTATGAAATCGTAAAGCAGATTCCAAAGGGATGTGTGGCATCTTACGGACAGGTGGCGGCGCTTGCAGGGAATCCCAGATGGGCAAGAGTGGTTGGCTACGCGCTTCACGTGAACCCGGATCCCGCGCATATTCCCTGTTACCGTGTGGTGAACCGGGAAGGCAGACTTTCGGATGCCTTTGCATTCGGCGGTGTGAATGAGCAGAAGCTGCTGCTGGAGGCAGAGGGCGTCGAAGTAACTGACGGCTATGTGGATATGGAACTGTATCAGTGGAAGAAGTTCCGGATTTAA